AGGCTTCCGTCGCTCCCCGACGCGCGCCGCCCAGCGCCGATGGGCACCGGCCACCGGCCACGGTCGATCAGGTCGCGATCATCCGTCAGGCAGAGATGCATCCTGCGGATGCGTTGACGGTCGTCACCGCGCCGGATTCCGAGGAGGCGCGACGCTACCGAAGCCTGCTGGCGCGGCTCACGCCCCGGCTTGATCGCATGGGTGACCACGCCACATTGGCCGTGGTCAGCGTTGGACGCTCGACGCGGCGCAGCGCCGTGCCAGCCAATCTGGCGGTGCTGCTCGCGCGCGCCGGTCGCGCGACTTGTCTGGTCGATGTCGGCTTGCAGGGTGGCCTGGCTGCCGGTTTGTACGGCCTGAGCAATGCAGTCGGATTGGCAGAATGGTTGGCCGGCGATCAGCGACTTACGGCCTACCGGTTTGACGATCTAGACCAGTTCACGCTGATTCCTGGCGGGCGCACGGGCGCAGCGAATAATGAGCGGCTCATGCATCCGCGTTTTCGTGACTGGCTGACCAGCGGTCTCAAGCAACCTGGGCTGATCCTGCTGGACGCAACCCAGGTGGATGGGAGTGCGGATGCCCAGGCCATCGCGTCCGTGGTCGGCCATGCCGTGATCGTGCTCTGCAAGGATGACGATCGCCTGGCCGATGCGCACACCCTGGTTGACGAATTGCGAGCGCAGAATGTCGACATTGTCGGATCCGTTTACCTGGAAGACACCATTGCCTGATCAACACGCCACTGCGGCCATCGCCATCGTCTCGCCGGTGCGGGACGAATCCAAATACATCCGGCGGACGCTCGATGCCATGGCCGCGCAAACCGTCTGGCCTGAAGAATGGCTGATTGTCGACGACGGATCCCGGGACGATACGCCGGAGATCGTGGAGCACTATCAGGCCCGGTACCCTTTCATCCGACTGGTCAGGCGGACAGACCGCGGTCAGCGAGTCCTGGGTTCAGGGGTGATCGAAGCCTTTAACTTCGGCCGGGACCAGCTGCAGTCGGACTATCGCTACATCTGCAAGCTGGATGGCGATATGTCCTTTGACCCGACCTATATCGAGACAATGCTGGCAGCGCTGGAGGCGGATGATCGCCTGGCCGCGGTGTCTGGCAAGGTGTACCGGCCCGAGGGCGACAGCCTGGTCGAGGAGTACATCATCGATGAGATGGTTGCCGGCCAGTTCAAGTTTTACAAACGCGAGGCGTTTGAAGCCATCGGCGGGTTCAGCCAGACGATCCTCTGGGATGGCATCGATATTCATAAATGCCGGCTCAATGGCTGGACCACCCGTTCCATCCGGGACCCGGGTGCGAGGCTGTTCCACCACAGGCTCATGGGCTCTTCCGACAAGAACGTGTACAAGGGCCGCATCCGTCTGGGGCGCGGCATCTGGTTCATGGGGTATCACCCGGCCTATGCCACGGCATCGGGCCTGTTCC
The window above is part of the Abyssibacter profundi genome. Proteins encoded here:
- a CDS encoding glycosyltransferase, translated to MSTLSDPFTWKTPLPDQHATAAIAIVSPVRDESKYIRRTLDAMAAQTVWPEEWLIVDDGSRDDTPEIVEHYQARYPFIRLVRRTDRGQRVLGSGVIEAFNFGRDQLQSDYRYICKLDGDMSFDPTYIETMLAALEADDRLAAVSGKVYRPEGDSLVEEYIIDEMVAGQFKFYKREAFEAIGGFSQTILWDGIDIHKCRLNGWTTRSIRDPGARLFHHRLMGSSDKNVYKGRIRLGRGIWFMGYHPAYATASGLFRMAEKPYVIGGLLIVGAYFYAALRSEPRFEEPGFREGLQAWQRQRLRAVGGRLLRRLTGRGKQRIAG